In the Tenrec ecaudatus isolate mTenEca1 chromosome 16, mTenEca1.hap1, whole genome shotgun sequence genome, one interval contains:
- the C16H10orf105 gene encoding uncharacterized protein C10orf105 homolog — protein sequence MDVPSSPAPNPLAFFTAQATPGTLEEEEEAGDFLPGLIALACVFLLLVSCLLFMTICQPAALDPRRRLRESMPHHPVSPSEPQLRLWKRLGSLRLSLHSFRRSRPTAPRRPLPGRVGDSSDDWVESTLM from the coding sequence ATGGACGTTCCCAGCTCTCCAGCCCCCAACCCCCTTGCCTTCTTCACTGCTCAGGCCACTCCGGGGActctggaggaggaagaggaggcaggcGACTTCCTCCCTGGACTTATTGCCCTGGCCTGCGTATTCCTCCTGCTGGTCTCCTGCCTGCTGTTCATGACCATCTGCCAGCCAGCGGCACTGGACCCGAGGCGCAGGCTGCGTGAGAGCATGCCCCACCACCCAGTGAGCCCCAGCGAGCCGCAGCTCCGCCTCTGGAAGCGCCTGGGGTCTCTGCGCCTCTCCCTGCACAGCTTCCGCAGGAGCAGGCCAACTGCCCCAAGACGCCCCCTGCCTGGCCGAGTGGGGGACAGCAGCGACGACTGGGTGGAATCCACGCTGATGTGA